Proteins encoded by one window of Pseudostreptobacillus hongkongensis:
- the infA gene encoding translation initiation factor IF-1, translating into MAKQDVLELEGVILEALPNAMFQVELENGHVLLGHISGKMRMNYIKILPGDKVTVEVSPYDLSRGRIVYRKK; encoded by the coding sequence ATGGCAAAACAAGATGTTCTAGAATTAGAAGGTGTGATATTAGAAGCACTACCAAATGCAATGTTCCAAGTTGAATTAGAAAATGGGCATGTATTATTAGGACATATCTCAGGGAAAATGAGAATGAATTATATTAAAATTTTACCAGGAGATAAGGTTACAGTTGAAGTGTCACCGTATGACCTTTCTAGAGGTAGAATCGTTTATAGAAAAAAATAG
- a CDS encoding C40 family peptidase: MFKKLMLLTLALLTTNSFAINLKKSDAKTQKELVLKDENSIIFDSEYIHDQSYINSKINEIEESVMSMTGVYNNLDNIILKNKLFAAFNNWAGTKYRLGGTGRSGIDCSALTREVFREVFGYELPRVSVDQVKKGRKIERSELKPGDLLYFTPENRINHVAVYIGNSLFINASSSQGVVLSSLNNTYWNKYYKYGVRVDAAREAR, from the coding sequence ATGTTTAAGAAGTTAATGCTATTAACACTAGCTCTTTTAACAACAAATTCATTTGCTATAAATTTAAAAAAATCTGATGCTAAAACGCAAAAAGAATTAGTTTTGAAGGATGAAAATTCAATTATATTTGACTCTGAGTATATACATGATCAATCATATATTAATAGTAAAATTAATGAAATTGAAGAATCAGTTATGAGTATGACGGGTGTGTATAATAACTTAGATAATATAATATTAAAAAATAAGCTATTTGCAGCTTTTAACAATTGGGCTGGGACAAAATATAGACTTGGTGGAACAGGACGTAGTGGAATTGATTGTTCAGCACTAACACGTGAAGTGTTTAGAGAAGTTTTTGGTTATGAATTACCTAGAGTTAGTGTAGATCAAGTTAAAAAAGGTAGAAAAATTGAAAGAAGTGAGTTGAAACCAGGAGATTTATTGTATTTCACACCTGAGAATAGAATAAATCACGTGGCTGTATATATTGGTAACTCATTATTTATCAATGCATCTTCATCACAAGGAGTAGTACTTTCTAGTTTAAATAATACTTACTGGAACAAATACTATAAATATGGTGTTAGAGTAGATGCAGCAAGAGAAGCAAGATAG
- the sstT gene encoding serine/threonine transporter SstT: protein MNKILNIWNNLGLIHKIFIGMIVGVILALFVPKFTFISIIGNLFVGALKAIAPILVFFLVISALSKNRSSNSKNMKNIIILYIFGTLAAAITGTVASFIFPITLKLNDVSSGVSSLGDVNNVIQTILLKMVDNPVNALVTANYIGILTWAIIFGVALKNSNNHIKDLLETLSEATSLVLRWIIQLAPIGIMSLVFTSVSESGLDIFKDYFLLLLILVGSMLVVALVINPLIIFFMIYENPYPLVFKCLKESGITAFFTRSSAANIPINMEICKKFGLNKDIYSVSIPLGATINMAGASITISVLTLAAVHTLGIHVDFLTAFILSILATISACGASGVTGGSLLLIPVACSLFGISNDIAMQVVGVGFIIGIIQDSCETALNSSSDVLFTIATEFREWKKEGKKLVIPK, encoded by the coding sequence ATGAATAAAATTTTAAATATATGGAATAATTTAGGTCTGATACACAAAATATTTATAGGAATGATAGTAGGTGTAATACTTGCATTATTTGTTCCTAAATTTACTTTTATAAGCATAATAGGAAATCTATTTGTTGGAGCTTTAAAAGCTATAGCTCCTATTCTAGTATTCTTCCTTGTTATTAGCGCTTTATCAAAAAATAGATCCAGTAATTCTAAAAATATGAAAAATATAATTATATTATATATTTTTGGTACACTTGCTGCTGCTATTACAGGTACTGTCGCTTCATTCATATTCCCAATAACATTAAAATTAAACGATGTTAGCTCTGGAGTATCTTCTCTAGGAGATGTTAATAATGTTATTCAAACTATTTTATTAAAAATGGTTGATAATCCTGTAAATGCTTTAGTTACAGCTAACTATATAGGTATACTAACTTGGGCTATAATATTTGGAGTTGCTCTTAAAAATTCAAATAATCATATAAAAGACTTACTTGAAACTTTATCAGAAGCAACATCTTTAGTTCTTCGTTGGATTATACAACTAGCTCCTATAGGTATAATGAGTTTAGTATTTACTTCTGTTTCAGAAAGTGGACTTGATATATTTAAAGACTATTTCTTATTATTACTAATTTTAGTTGGATCTATGTTAGTTGTAGCTCTTGTAATAAATCCATTAATAATTTTCTTCATGATTTATGAAAACCCTTATCCGTTAGTATTTAAATGTTTAAAAGAAAGTGGAATAACAGCATTCTTTACAAGAAGTTCTGCTGCTAATATACCTATAAATATGGAAATATGTAAAAAATTTGGATTAAATAAAGATATATATTCAGTATCTATACCATTAGGAGCAACTATAAACATGGCTGGAGCTTCAATAACAATATCTGTTTTAACTCTAGCTGCAGTACATACATTAGGAATACATGTTGATTTCTTAACAGCATTCATATTAAGTATACTTGCAACAATTTCTGCTTGTGGTGCTTCTGGTGTTACTGGAGGCTCATTACTTTTAATTCCAGTAGCTTGTAGCTTATTTGGAATATCAAATGATATAGCAATGCAAGTTGTAGGTGTTGGATTTATAATCGGTATCATACAAGATTCTTGTGAAACTGCATTAAATTCATCATCAGATGTTCTATTTACTATAGCAACTGAATTTCGTGAATGGAAAAAAGAAGGTAAAAAACTAGTTATACCAAAATAG
- the rpmJ gene encoding 50S ribosomal protein L36: MKVKASVKRICDKCKIIKRHGRVRVICENPKHKQVQG; this comes from the coding sequence ATGAAAGTAAAAGCATCTGTTAAACGTATCTGTGATAAATGTAAAATTATCAAAAGACACGGAAGAGTAAGAGTAATATGTGAAAATCCTAAACACAAACAAGTACAAGGTTAA
- the era gene encoding GTPase Era, whose protein sequence is MKSGFIAIVGRPNVGKSTLINKLIEEKVAIVSDKAGTTRDQIRGIANKGENQYIFIDTPGIHKPKHLLGEHMTNLAIETLNECDLILFILDGTKEIGTGDMFVSENIKNSKTPTYIVLNKIDKMSNEDLENKEVEIKEKLGEVEGIITISAEYGIGVHKIFEVCSNYLSNDLWFYPEDYYTDLSVNKIVIETIREKILLKTRDEIPHSIAVEIINIESKEDKRKYDINIYVERNSQKGIIIGNNGSLLKQIGIEARREIEKLTDLKITLKLWVKVSKNWRKNEKMLKELGYEIKRK, encoded by the coding sequence ATGAAATCTGGATTTATAGCTATAGTTGGGAGACCTAACGTTGGAAAATCAACTTTAATAAATAAACTTATAGAAGAAAAAGTTGCAATAGTTTCTGATAAAGCTGGAACTACCCGTGATCAAATTAGAGGAATTGCAAACAAAGGAGAAAATCAATATATATTTATAGATACACCAGGTATACATAAACCTAAACATTTACTTGGAGAACATATGACAAACCTTGCCATAGAAACTCTTAACGAATGTGACTTAATCTTATTTATTCTAGACGGTACTAAAGAAATAGGAACTGGTGATATGTTTGTAAGTGAAAATATTAAAAATTCTAAAACACCTACATACATTGTTTTAAATAAAATAGATAAAATGAGTAATGAAGATTTAGAAAATAAAGAAGTTGAAATAAAAGAAAAATTAGGAGAAGTTGAAGGAATAATTACCATATCTGCTGAATACGGTATAGGCGTTCATAAAATATTTGAAGTTTGTAGTAACTATCTTTCAAATGATCTATGGTTTTATCCAGAAGATTATTATACAGATCTTTCTGTAAATAAAATAGTAATAGAAACTATTAGAGAAAAAATACTATTAAAAACACGTGATGAAATACCTCATAGTATTGCTGTTGAAATAATTAATATAGAATCTAAAGAAGACAAAAGAAAATATGATATAAATATTTATGTTGAAAGAAATAGCCAAAAAGGAATAATAATTGGAAATAACGGTTCTTTATTAAAACAAATAGGTATTGAAGCAAGACGTGAAATAGAAAAATTGACCGATTTAAAGATTACTCTTAAACTTTGGGTTAAAGTATCAAAAAATTGGAGAAAAAATGAAAAAATGTTAAAAGAATTAGGTTATGAAATTAAAAGAAAGTAG
- a CDS encoding elongation factor G produces MRVYASDSIRNVGILGHSGSGKSNMLESIEFTTGLISRISSPNEEFKMSNITTLSAIEYQSMKYNFLDMPGYSDFYGELESGLAAIASAIIVIDGTSDLTVGTEIALELTEERKIPKFIFVNKIDSDKADYNKILMQLREKYGKKIAPFHLPWGSGEDFKGHINVVDLYARKYNGKECETVQMPDEYLDKVNEVREMLFESVAETEEELMNKFFDGVEFTNEEIHRGLRKGVLDGTLIPVICGSTYKNIGLHTTLDMIREYMPAPIDNKKNINISEFIGQVFKTVIDPFVGKISYVKVLSGEIKVDSEIYNINKSEYEKVNKIYTIVHGNMVELQKATMGDIVVLTKLNSLQNSDTLAKNEKIEKLEEIRFPKEQMMIAIQAKNKSDEDKISTALHKIKEEDSSLYWRRVIETGQTVLGVQGEIHASSIIEKLKDRYSVEVITEELKVPYKETIKGNSDVQGKHKKQSGGHGQYGDVKIRFSYSPDKEFVFEEEIVGGVVPKGYIPAVEKGLLESMKEGVLAKYPVTNIKAVLYDGSYHDVDSSEMAFKLAANLAFKKGMLEAKPVLLEPIMELRIVVPEENVGDIMGDITKKRGKILGMSAINSDKQEIIAEAPMAETFKYSNDLKSMTQGRGYFEMKVVKYEEVPAEIAKKVIEKVQK; encoded by the coding sequence ATGAGAGTATATGCAAGTGATAGTATTAGAAATGTGGGTATATTGGGACATAGTGGGTCAGGTAAATCAAACATGTTAGAATCAATTGAATTTACAACAGGCCTTATTTCAAGAATTTCTTCTCCTAATGAAGAATTTAAAATGTCAAATATTACAACATTATCAGCTATCGAATATCAATCGATGAAATATAATTTTTTAGATATGCCGGGATATTCTGATTTTTATGGTGAGCTTGAATCAGGTCTTGCAGCAATAGCAAGTGCGATAATAGTTATAGATGGAACTTCTGATTTAACAGTTGGTACAGAAATAGCATTAGAATTAACAGAAGAAAGAAAAATACCTAAGTTCATATTTGTAAATAAAATAGATTCAGATAAGGCAGATTATAATAAAATACTTATGCAGTTAAGAGAAAAATACGGAAAGAAAATAGCTCCTTTCCATCTTCCATGGGGTAGTGGTGAAGATTTTAAAGGTCATATAAATGTAGTAGATCTTTATGCAAGAAAATATAATGGTAAAGAATGTGAAACAGTTCAAATGCCTGATGAATATTTAGATAAAGTAAATGAAGTACGTGAAATGTTATTTGAATCAGTAGCAGAAACTGAAGAAGAACTAATGAATAAATTCTTTGATGGTGTAGAATTTACTAATGAAGAAATACATAGAGGATTAAGAAAAGGAGTACTAGATGGAACTCTTATACCTGTAATTTGTGGTTCAACTTATAAAAATATAGGGTTACATACAACTTTAGATATGATAAGAGAATATATGCCAGCACCTATAGATAATAAGAAAAATATAAATATTTCTGAATTCATAGGACAAGTATTTAAAACAGTTATAGATCCATTTGTAGGTAAAATATCATATGTTAAAGTTCTTTCTGGAGAAATAAAAGTAGATTCAGAAATATATAATATAAATAAAAGCGAATATGAAAAAGTTAATAAAATATACACTATAGTTCATGGTAATATGGTAGAATTACAAAAAGCAACTATGGGAGATATAGTTGTTTTAACTAAATTAAATTCATTACAAAATTCAGATACATTAGCAAAGAATGAAAAAATAGAAAAATTAGAAGAAATTAGATTCCCTAAAGAACAAATGATGATAGCAATACAAGCTAAGAATAAATCTGATGAAGATAAGATATCTACTGCATTACATAAAATAAAAGAAGAAGATTCATCTCTTTATTGGAGAAGGGTTATTGAAACAGGTCAAACTGTACTAGGTGTACAAGGTGAAATACATGCAAGTAGTATAATAGAAAAATTAAAAGATAGATATTCTGTTGAGGTTATAACTGAAGAGTTAAAAGTGCCATATAAAGAAACTATTAAAGGTAATTCAGATGTTCAAGGTAAGCATAAAAAACAATCTGGAGGTCATGGACAATATGGTGATGTTAAGATAAGATTTAGTTATTCTCCAGATAAAGAATTTGTATTTGAAGAAGAAATAGTTGGAGGGGTAGTTCCTAAAGGTTATATACCTGCAGTTGAAAAAGGACTACTAGAATCAATGAAAGAAGGGGTTCTTGCAAAATATCCTGTAACAAATATTAAAGCAGTTCTTTATGATGGTTCTTATCATGATGTAGATTCATCAGAAATGGCATTTAAACTTGCTGCCAACTTAGCATTTAAAAAAGGTATGCTAGAAGCTAAACCTGTTCTTCTTGAGCCAATTATGGAGCTTAGAATAGTAGTTCCAGAAGAAAATGTTGGAGATATAATGGGAGATATTACTAAGAAACGTGGTAAAATACTAGGAATGTCAGCTATAAATTCTGATAAACAAGAAATAATAGCAGAAGCACCTATGGCAGAAACATTTAAATATTCAAATGATTTAAAATCTATGACTCAAGGAAGAGGATACTTTGAAATGAAAGTAGTTAAATATGAAGAAGTACCAGCAGAAATTGCTAAAAAAGTTATAGAAAAAGTACAAAAATAG
- the rpsD gene encoding 30S ribosomal protein S4 has product MARDRQPILKKCRTLGLDPSILGVNKKSKRNIRPNASKKLTEYGTQLREKQKARFVYGVMEKQFYKLYEEATRKEGVTGELLLQYLERRLDNVVYRLGFGSTRRQARQIVSHGHILINGKRVDIASYRVKQGDVITLKEGSSELSVIKESVGQKSVPGWLSLEESTLTAKVLENPTRDAIDFEINEAMIIEFYSR; this is encoded by the coding sequence ATGGCAAGAGATAGACAGCCTATTTTAAAGAAATGTAGAACTCTTGGATTAGATCCAAGCATTTTAGGAGTAAATAAAAAATCAAAAAGAAATATAAGACCAAATGCAAGTAAAAAATTAACTGAGTATGGTACACAATTAAGAGAAAAACAAAAAGCAAGATTTGTATATGGAGTAATGGAAAAACAATTCTATAAATTATACGAAGAAGCTACAAGAAAAGAAGGGGTAACAGGGGAATTACTATTACAATACCTTGAAAGAAGATTAGATAACGTAGTATACAGATTAGGATTTGGATCTACAAGAAGACAAGCTAGACAAATAGTAAGTCACGGACACATATTAATTAACGGTAAAAGAGTAGATATTGCATCTTACAGAGTAAAACAAGGAGATGTAATAACTCTTAAAGAAGGATCTTCTGAACTTTCAGTAATTAAAGAATCAGTTGGACAAAAATCTGTTCCAGGTTGGTTATCATTAGAAGAATCAACATTAACTGCTAAAGTTTTAGAAAACCCTACAAGAGATGCAATTGATTTCGAAATCAATGAAGCTATGATAATTGAGTTCTATTCAAGATAA
- a CDS encoding DNA-directed RNA polymerase subunit alpha: MLNIEKIAKNIKLTEEKIDQYSAKYILEPLYRGYGNTVGNALRRILLSSIPGSAIKGVRIEGVLNEFSTIPGVKEAVTDIILNIKEIVVELDEPIERRMKLSVKGPKVVTAGDIAPELGITIINPDQVIATVTTERDLNMEFIVGSGEGFVVSDEINKDGWETDFLAVDAIYTPIRKVSYTVEDTMVGRVTNYDKLTLSITTDGSFEIREALSYAVELLNIYTKPFSDIGSAMAKYRNDEEELVETVEVEVPSAIEEIRIEELALTVRSYNCLKKVNINTVGDLLKLTKEDLKKVKNLGNKSVKEIIEKMKEYGYDMFSSEE; encoded by the coding sequence TTGTTAAATATTGAAAAGATAGCAAAAAACATTAAGCTAACTGAAGAAAAAATAGACCAATACAGTGCGAAATATATATTAGAACCTCTTTACAGAGGATATGGGAATACAGTAGGAAATGCATTAAGAAGAATTTTACTTTCTTCAATTCCTGGTTCTGCTATAAAAGGTGTAAGAATTGAAGGAGTTTTAAATGAATTTTCAACAATTCCTGGTGTAAAAGAAGCTGTAACAGATATAATCTTAAATATTAAAGAGATAGTAGTTGAACTTGATGAACCTATTGAAAGAAGAATGAAATTATCTGTTAAAGGACCTAAAGTTGTAACAGCTGGAGATATAGCTCCTGAACTAGGAATTACAATTATTAATCCCGATCAAGTTATTGCGACAGTAACAACTGAAAGAGATTTAAATATGGAGTTCATAGTTGGTTCTGGAGAAGGATTTGTTGTTTCTGATGAGATAAACAAAGATGGTTGGGAAACTGACTTTTTAGCTGTTGATGCTATATACACACCTATTAGAAAAGTAAGCTACACAGTAGAAGATACTATGGTAGGACGTGTAACAAATTATGATAAATTAACATTAAGCATAACAACTGATGGAAGTTTTGAAATTCGTGAAGCTTTATCATATGCTGTTGAATTACTAAATATATATACAAAACCATTCTCTGATATAGGAAGTGCAATGGCTAAGTATAGAAATGATGAGGAAGAATTAGTTGAAACAGTTGAAGTAGAAGTTCCAAGTGCAATTGAAGAAATAAGAATTGAAGAGTTAGCTCTTACAGTTCGTTCATATAATTGCTTAAAGAAGGTTAACATAAATACTGTAGGAGATTTATTGAAACTAACTAAGGAAGACCTTAAAAAAGTTAAAAATTTAGGAAATAAATCAGTTAAAGAAATCATAGAGAAGATGAAAGAATACGGCTATGATATGTTTTCATCAGAAGAATAA
- the dtd gene encoding D-aminoacyl-tRNA deacylase — protein MKLIIQRVNKARLIFEDKTSTGINKGLLVYLGIHKNDTLKDIEICIKKLVGLRIFENSEGKIDYTVRDLNYEIMIVSNFSIYGSIKKGRRPSFDNSAKAIVAKEMYDKFLLELDKEEIKYVSGRFQTYMLIESINDGPMNLIFDTREGE, from the coding sequence ATGAAACTAATTATACAAAGAGTCAATAAAGCTAGATTAATATTTGAAGATAAAACAAGCACAGGTATTAATAAAGGTTTATTAGTATATTTAGGTATTCATAAAAATGACACACTTAAAGATATAGAGATTTGTATTAAAAAATTAGTTGGTTTAAGAATATTTGAAAATTCTGAAGGAAAAATAGATTATACGGTTCGTGATCTTAATTATGAAATAATGATAGTCAGTAATTTTTCAATATACGGTAGTATTAAAAAAGGAAGAAGACCTTCTTTTGATAATAGTGCTAAAGCCATTGTTGCAAAAGAAATGTATGATAAATTTCTTCTAGAGCTTGATAAAGAAGAAATAAAATATGTTTCTGGTAGATTTCAAACATATATGTTAATTGAATCTATAAATGATGGTCCAATGAATTTGATTTTTGATACAAGAGAAGGAGAATGA
- a CDS encoding DUF6508 domain-containing protein — MIDILIKGYDNPKITSELILEYIKDNKVEFPVLSHISLLYNNTEDIIYFTTLCGNLIYKDKDLTTLEKYINMGIYLKRQGCNKEFIAKYLKYSYEDVNIENIFKYLEELNYLEDYYHPFINKLRETHFEEFKKIMEHKEFFDKKEIVKWIATNNRKTKEFYTDYGVETNDLIKFIHSKTFIDNNCQKNIKLLGINSFKDYVENANMFALRAMLSSIIRRERFGVGSISRSIADGLISDILERMSKIITLQSL; from the coding sequence ATGATAGATATATTAATTAAGGGATATGATAATCCAAAAATAACATCAGAATTGATTTTAGAATATATTAAAGATAATAAAGTAGAATTTCCAGTATTAAGCCATATTTCTTTATTATACAATAATACCGAAGACATTATATATTTTACAACTCTTTGTGGTAACTTAATATACAAGGACAAAGATCTGACCACGTTAGAAAAATATATAAATATGGGTATTTATTTAAAAAGACAAGGATGTAATAAAGAATTTATAGCTAAATATTTGAAATACAGTTATGAAGATGTAAATATAGAAAATATATTTAAATATCTAGAAGAATTAAACTATCTTGAAGATTACTATCATCCTTTCATAAATAAATTACGTGAAACCCACTTTGAAGAATTTAAAAAAATTATGGAACACAAAGAATTCTTTGATAAAAAAGAAATAGTCAAATGGATTGCAACCAACAACAGAAAAACAAAAGAATTCTATACAGATTATGGTGTGGAAACCAATGATTTAATTAAGTTTATACATAGTAAAACATTTATCGATAATAACTGTCAAAAGAATATAAAATTGTTAGGAATAAATTCTTTTAAAGACTATGTAGAAAACGCAAATATGTTTGCACTCCGTGCAATGCTAAGTAGCATAATAAGAAGAGAAAGATTTGGAGTAGGTAGTATAAGTAGATCTATTGCAGATGGTTTAATATCTGATATTTTAGAAAGAATGTCTAAAATAATTACCCTCCAGTCCCTATAA
- the rplQ gene encoding 50S ribosomal protein L17, translating into MNHRKSYRKLGRRSDHRLAMMKNMTISLIKAEQIETTVTRAKELRKFVERMITLGKKYNLAKDDAAKALHIYRQVFAFLRNEEATAKVCKEIAPRYMERNGGYTRIIKTDVRRGDSAELAIIELV; encoded by the coding sequence ATGAATCACAGAAAATCATATAGAAAATTAGGAAGAAGAAGTGATCACAGATTAGCTATGATGAAGAATATGACTATATCTTTAATCAAAGCTGAACAAATAGAAACTACTGTAACTCGTGCTAAAGAGTTAAGAAAGTTTGTTGAAAGAATGATTACTTTAGGTAAAAAATATAACTTAGCTAAAGATGATGCGGCAAAAGCATTACATATATATAGACAAGTATTTGCTTTCTTAAGAAATGAAGAAGCAACTGCTAAAGTTTGTAAAGAAATAGCTCCAAGATACATGGAAAGAAATGGTGGTTACACAAGAATCATCAAAACTGATGTAAGAAGAGGAGATTCAGCAGAACTAGCAATTATTGAATTAGTTTAG
- the rpsK gene encoding 30S ribosomal protein S11 — protein sequence MAKKTTVSKKKKLKNIPNGIAYIHSTFNNTVVTITDSEGKVVIWKSGGTSGFKGTKKGTPFAAQIAAEQAAQVAIENGMKKIEIKIKGPGSGREASIRSIQATDLEVTRIVDITPVPHNGARPPKKKL from the coding sequence GTGGCTAAGAAAACAACAGTTTCAAAGAAAAAGAAATTAAAAAATATACCTAATGGTATAGCTTATATACATTCTACTTTTAACAACACAGTTGTTACTATCACAGATAGTGAAGGTAAAGTAGTTATATGGAAATCAGGAGGAACTTCTGGTTTCAAAGGAACTAAAAAAGGAACTCCATTTGCTGCGCAAATAGCTGCAGAACAAGCTGCACAAGTAGCAATTGAAAATGGAATGAAAAAAATAGAAATTAAAATAAAAGGGCCTGGATCAGGAAGAGAAGCTTCAATAAGATCAATCCAAGCTACAGACTTAGAGGTAACTAGAATAGTTGATATTACTCCAGTACCTCACAACGGTGCTAGACCGCCTAAGAAAAAATTATAA
- a CDS encoding phosphoglycerate kinase translates to MAKKTLKDLDVNGKKVLVRVDFNVPIKEGVIKDDNRIKAALPTLNYILENGGKVIAFSHLGKVKTEEDKVSKTLAPVAKRLEELLGKPVKFVAATRGAELENAVNELKNGEILMFENTRFEDLSPEGKKESKNDPELGRYWASLGEVYVNDAFGTAHRAHASNVGIASNIKESAVGFLVEKELKFIGGAVDDPKRPFVAILGGAKVSDKIGVIENLLDKADKVIIGGGMMFTFLKALGKNTGKSLLEEDKLELAKSILSKAGDKLILPVDTIVAKEFSNDVEFKTVSVDDVKDDEMGLDIGAASVELFAKELQGAKTVVWNGPMGVFEMSNYAKGTIGVCEAIAKLSDAVTVIGGGDSAAAAIQLGYADKFSHISTGGGASLEYLEGKVLPGVAAIADKEECSCCCGHKH, encoded by the coding sequence ATGGCAAAGAAAACATTAAAAGATTTAGATGTAAATGGTAAAAAAGTATTAGTTCGTGTTGATTTCAATGTACCTATAAAAGAAGGTGTTATTAAAGATGACAACAGAATTAAAGCTGCATTACCTACTTTAAATTACATTTTAGAAAACGGTGGAAAAGTAATAGCTTTCTCTCACTTAGGTAAAGTTAAAACTGAAGAAGATAAAGTTTCTAAAACTTTAGCACCTGTTGCAAAAAGATTAGAAGAATTATTAGGAAAACCAGTTAAATTTGTTGCAGCAACTAGAGGAGCAGAACTTGAAAATGCAGTTAATGAATTAAAAAATGGTGAAATCTTAATGTTTGAAAACACTAGATTTGAAGATTTAAGCCCTGAAGGTAAAAAAGAATCTAAAAATGATCCAGAATTAGGAAGATACTGGGCATCTCTTGGAGAAGTTTATGTAAACGATGCATTTGGTACAGCTCATAGAGCTCATGCTTCAAATGTTGGTATAGCTTCTAATATTAAAGAAAGTGCTGTTGGATTCTTAGTTGAAAAAGAATTAAAATTCATCGGTGGTGCTGTTGATGATCCTAAGAGACCATTTGTTGCTATTTTAGGAGGAGCTAAAGTTAGTGATAAAATCGGTGTTATAGAAAACTTATTAGATAAAGCAGATAAAGTTATTATAGGTGGTGGAATGATGTTCACTTTCCTAAAAGCTTTAGGTAAAAATACAGGTAAATCATTACTTGAAGAAGATAAATTAGAACTTGCAAAAAGCATATTAAGTAAAGCAGGAGATAAATTAATCTTACCAGTAGATACTATAGTTGCTAAAGAATTCTCAAATGATGTTGAATTCAAAACTGTATCTGTTGATGATGTTAAAGATGATGAAATGGGTCTTGATATAGGGGCAGCATCTGTAGAATTATTTGCAAAAGAATTACAAGGTGCTAAAACTGTAGTATGGAACGGACCTATGGGAGTATTTGAAATGAGTAACTATGCTAAAGGAACTATAGGAGTTTGTGAAGCTATCGCTAAACTTTCAGATGCTGTAACTGTTATAGGTGGAGGAGATTCTGCTGCAGCTGCTATCCAACTTGGATATGCTGATAAATTCTCACATATTTCAACTGGTGGAGGAGCTTCACTTGAATACTTAGAAGGTAAAGTATTACCAGGAGTTGCTGCTATAGCTGATAAAGAAGAATGTAGCTGTTGTTGTGGACACAAACATTAA
- the rpsM gene encoding 30S ribosomal protein S13 yields MARIAGVDIPRNKRVEISLTYIFGIGRSTSNEILEKAGIDKDTKVKDLTEEQVGKIRTIVEEYKIEGELRKEIRLNIKRLTDIKCYRGLRHRMGLPVRGQKTKTNARTRKGPAKMAVAKKK; encoded by the coding sequence GTGGCTAGAATCGCAGGAGTTGACATCCCAAGAAACAAAAGAGTTGAGATTTCATTAACTTATATCTTCGGAATAGGAAGAAGTACTTCAAATGAAATACTAGAAAAAGCTGGAATCGACAAAGATACTAAAGTTAAAGACTTAACTGAAGAACAAGTTGGTAAAATTAGAACTATTGTTGAAGAGTACAAAATCGAAGGGGAATTAAGAAAAGAAATTAGACTTAATATCAAGAGATTAACTGATATTAAATGTTACAGAGGTTTAAGACACAGAATGGGATTACCAGTAAGAGGTCAAAAAACTAAAACTAATGCAAGAACTAGAAAAGGTCCAGCAAAAATGGCTGTGGCTAAGAAGAAGTAA